GAAGAAAGAAGAAGgaatatatttaaatttttaaagatTTCGTTTATATTGTCTGTTGCCTGAGATAATATTTATAAGCCGAATGGTCCATTCAGTcccaataatttaaaaaaatggcctAAAATATCTTCTATCTTCCGTATGTATAtcccaaaacagaaaaaaatcgtAATATGGCACATTTTTAACTGCCGATTGGTCAGAGAAAACGTTATCTTTAGCGGCAGCTAGCATTAGCCAACTATAAACGTGCTAAACTGAAAATCGTCAGTATCTTTTAAGATGTGCAGATTTTACAGACGAATCTCAAATGAAGCAATCTCCCACCTTCTCTTCCAGACATGGTTACAGCTTGttataaaatttaaatgaaaggaAAGTTTGCTGCGAAGACAACTGGTACTTCTCGCTAATCCGCGCTGTTAGGTCCCCGTTGAACCGGAAATAGAATGACCGCTTGTTGCCTGTCTCAAAGAAAATTCTTGACATCAATATGCTACAATCCTGTTACCCTAAAGAAACGTAATTCGTGTCTTATGCGTCCGCTGACATAATTGAAGAAAACGGGTATGTTTGCTCTGTTATATCGCTGTGTACATAACAGTATCACCAGAGTCCcaaaacagtttaaaacttATGAAAAGTCAGCTAGCCGGTAGCTACATGGAGCAACATCTAGCTAGCTAGGAAGTAGGTAACCTTGGTGGAAAAGTACTCttgatatatttaaaattatatccAGACATTTTTTTGAACCGAATCTGTGACAAAGTGCAGTGCTCGTGAGGTCCtgcacccaccgggaacgagtttGACTTATTATTGGCAGACTAAGCTCTCACTGTGCCTGAATTGCCTTTGAAAGCGTGCATATAACCACTACTACTAAGCAGGATTTCTGGGAGGTTTAAAAGTTATCTGAAGAAGCTCCATATTACTAGATGGTCTGTCTTCTACAACAGCACACCCCCTGCGGACTGCCTTATGCAAGATGCCACAAATCTTATAAAGCTGACAGTTAATCAAATTAAATTGTTTTCCCTTTATTCTCCCAGGTGCCTGTTCCAGTGTTGGCTGCTGTGACGGTCAATCTCTGACTATTCTTAACCTgtactgctgctgctctgctcaaTGAGGTACTGGTGTGAGCATTGTATCTGTATTTGTGATTGTAAATATAACTGGATAATGTTATCTTTACTCTGTCAGGTACAGAGGTGCTCAGATCTATCTCTGGGTTCATGGCTCATGCTGTCTGTCCCGCTACTCACTGCCTGGCAAACTCACTCAGGTACGAACCTACAGTGCTCTCCATCAGCCTGGTtcatcaccatcaccacctCCAAACAAGCCTTCCCCTtctgaagggaaaaaaggatCAGAGCTTCTGAAGGAGCGTGCCTTGACTGTCTTACAGGTACAAAAAGGATCTTCTTCTTACGGTAACAACAGAACTtcaaaacacaatgaaacaaaTTTGAACACTGTCatcctttttctctcttctcttatCTTTAAGCATGCAGGTGAGTTTGGGCGGCAGTGGAGTCAGAGGTCGGCTCAAGCAGCCACTGCCACAGTAAACCACTGGTGGGAGAAGTACGAGGAGTTTGTGGGGCTGAATGAGGTCCGCGAGGCTCAGACAAAGGTCACTGAGGTCAGTAAAAACACGGCGTCCAAGTTTAGTCTGTGCCGACATGACTTAGTGGATAATGAATAAGGAATGTCAGGTGCTTGTTATACAGTTCTCTGACAGATCTTTGTATTTTCCAGGCTGAGGCAGCATTCATGGTGGCCAGAGGGATAGTTCGTGAGGCTCATGCTAGCCTGGAGGCTCAGCAGGGCAGGCTGAAGGAGATCAGAGACCGACTGGACAGAGTCTCAAGGGAGGAGCCACACTACCTGGAACTGGCCACAATGGAGCACAAACTCCTACAAGTGAGCTGAAGctattaaaatacacaaaacccaTGTCCTTGagtcattaaaaattaaatgtctTAAATTTCATGTCGcttttgttgtaatttgtttttcagatggtttgtttaaaacaaaccaaaatctCACAGACAGTCGAAAAACCACAGAGATTCACTTTACTGCCATGAGTGacaagaaataaaattaaataccgTACTGCAGGTATCACTGGTTTGTTGGAGACTATTAAGcatggatttaaaaacaaattttttatttatttttaattgaggTCAAGACTTCCATAACAACACGTGGTCCATCAACTGTTGGTTTAGGTTTTATAGTTGGTTTGAGGTCAGTAGTGGAAGTggaagtgcttttattttgagttaACCACAGTTCACATTATACAATCATACATCATTAatctcctaagacctgaacttttccatggcatgcatttttaattactctttgatatttgggcgtATTGGGACCCAATGAATGTaagaacaaagaattaccaggtttttatttttatttttttacctgattttggTTTCTAACATTCGTTAGACATTCGTTTAAAGTTTCTATAGtttcctcgtaagtggatatcaggcccttgtagagcaaaattgagtattttggtctaaataacccaaagtgtgatgtccacatatgtggacgccaggtcctaggaggttaatgatGTCTGATAAGAAGATTGAATTGAACCCCacctctctgtcactgcaggaggaGCGCCGCCTCCGGACAGCGTACGAGAACGCAGAGGGTTCAGAGAGGGAGAAGTTTTCTTTATTCTCTGTGGCCGTTAGAGGAAGCCACGAGAAGGAGAGGACGAGAGCAGAACGCACCAAGAACTGGTCCATCATTGGCTCGGTGCTCGGAGCCCTGATCGGAGTCATGGGGTCAACATATGTGAACCGAGTCCGCCTGCAGGTGAGGAGGGGTGCTACACTAGGGGACCTCATTCAGTGCaccgattctttttttttttatttctttttttttttttttacctgaagcAACTGCGCTGGCACTGTTCCAACACCCTCCCCTAAACTCTAGGTCTTACTAAACACTAACAACAATGTGAAGCTTTGTACCTGTTTTTGAAAAGTGtctcatatttttttattaatgtttttagcTTTACTGTTATAAATGCCAAcaagaaataagaaaatgaaaaagatgaaTGAGAACAGTTGACAAGCGTTGTTGAAACTGCGAGTGAAATGGAGTAAGTGGTGGACTTTCTCAGGAACTATACCCAATAGCACTGTAGTTCCTGTTTCTGGAAGGTTTGCTATGCAAAACCTACTGCCATGTTCCTTTAAGAGAGCCTTCATGAGGCCAATTTTGGACTTAAAAAAAGGTTAAGTTAGAAAAATGACTGGACTAGCCTCCTTAATGTAGATTTTTCCTTTAATATGTCACCCATCTGTAATTAACACTTGCCTTTATCTGATCCTCACCAAGACAGCAGTTATTTCAGCTCATATACGTTCTCTTTTCTCCTCTGCAGGAGCTGAAGAATCTGCTGCTGGAGGCCCAGAAAGGTCCAGAGAGCCTGCAGGAAGCCCTGAAAATCCAGGCTGGAAACCATCGCTCCCAGCAGGACGAGCTCCGAACGCTCATTGACAGTCTCAGAGTTGCTCTGAGTGAAACCTTCGCACAGAGGAGAGCTGTTCGCCAGGACAAAGAAGGCACAGCCCCACACTCGCCCTCTGTGTCTGTTTCAGCCTTAAAAGATCTCCACACTGGAAGCAAAAGGACCGAGTCCCTCTTAGAGTCCCTGCCACCAAAACTGGGACAACTGGAACGAGGGCTTGGGAAAGTTGAAAGTGAAGTGTCAACCGTGAGGAAGCTGCTGGAGACCAAACCACAGCTTCAGACACAAGCTGGTCAGCTGCTACATGAGAGACCAGAGAGAGCTGAGTCTGAGGCAGTGGTGAGGAGTCTGGAGGAGACTCAGAGGACTCTGGGAGAACAAATCAGGACCACCAATCTTTATAATGCAGTGTTTGCCTACACCGCCACTGCCATCACCATCTCTGCTGTCTACCTGCTGCTCAGAGGAACTGGTTAGATACGATACCTCCAGTttgaatatgtaaatgtacgGGAACACTATCGGGCACTGGGACTAATAATCTGAACAAATGAGTGCAAATTACAAACCGCAGTGAACTCGGTTTATCTAATAAACTGGCTGCAGGTGTTGA
This DNA window, taken from Astatotilapia calliptera chromosome 5, fAstCal1.2, whole genome shotgun sequence, encodes the following:
- the ccdc51 gene encoding mitochondrial potassium channel isoform X2, with protein sequence MRGAQIYLWVHGSCCLSRYSLPGKLTQVRTYSALHQPGSSPSPPPNKPSPSEGKKGSELLKERALTVLQHAGEFGRQWSQRSAQAATATVNHWWEKYEEFVGLNEVREAQTKVTEAEAAFMVARGIVREAHASLEAQQGRLKEIRDRLDRVSREEPHYLELATMEHKLLQEERRLRTAYENAEGSEREKFSLFSVAVRGSHEKERTRAERTKNWSIIGSVLGALIGVMGSTYVNRVRLQELKNLLLEAQKGPESLQEALKIQAGNHRSQQDELRTLIDSLRVALSETFAQRRAVRQDKEGTAPHSPSVSVSALKDLHTGSKRTESLLESLPPKLGQLERGLGKVESEVSTVRKLLETKPQLQTQAGQLLHERPERAESEAVVRSLEETQRTLGEQIRTTNLYNAVFAYTATAITISAVYLLLRGTG
- the ccdc51 gene encoding mitochondrial potassium channel isoform X1, with product MRYRGAQIYLWVHGSCCLSRYSLPGKLTQVRTYSALHQPGSSPSPPPNKPSPSEGKKGSELLKERALTVLQHAGEFGRQWSQRSAQAATATVNHWWEKYEEFVGLNEVREAQTKVTEAEAAFMVARGIVREAHASLEAQQGRLKEIRDRLDRVSREEPHYLELATMEHKLLQEERRLRTAYENAEGSEREKFSLFSVAVRGSHEKERTRAERTKNWSIIGSVLGALIGVMGSTYVNRVRLQELKNLLLEAQKGPESLQEALKIQAGNHRSQQDELRTLIDSLRVALSETFAQRRAVRQDKEGTAPHSPSVSVSALKDLHTGSKRTESLLESLPPKLGQLERGLGKVESEVSTVRKLLETKPQLQTQAGQLLHERPERAESEAVVRSLEETQRTLGEQIRTTNLYNAVFAYTATAITISAVYLLLRGTG